One region of Sulfurisphaera ohwakuensis genomic DNA includes:
- a CDS encoding CoA transferase subunit A, which produces MSKLISLEEGIKLIKEGETITISGMSFHRNPMGFIYELVKSGVKNLGFVDREPGFGLEILLKYGVVRRVRAPMVTLEWFGIPPYFRRKVEQGEIEYLEDTCGAFIAGIRAGAFGVPFMPVKGIIGSDLVKLHEKVGSWKVIEDPFTNEKIVLVKAIIPDVAIIHVHKADEEGNAEILGPLYEDEYKAKAAKKVIITAEEIVPKSYFYGKRPTINAEYVTAVIHLPRGAEPTSMFGLYDVNWEKIIEELQPIG; this is translated from the coding sequence ATGAGTAAACTAATAAGCCTTGAAGAAGGCATAAAGCTAATTAAAGAAGGAGAAACAATTACCATAAGCGGTATGTCATTTCATAGGAATCCTATGGGGTTTATATACGAATTGGTGAAAAGTGGTGTTAAAAATTTAGGTTTCGTTGATAGAGAACCAGGTTTCGGTCTTGAAATACTTCTTAAATATGGAGTAGTAAGGAGAGTTAGGGCCCCAATGGTTACTTTAGAATGGTTTGGAATACCCCCGTATTTTAGAAGGAAAGTCGAACAAGGAGAGATTGAATATTTGGAAGATACTTGTGGAGCCTTTATAGCCGGAATAAGAGCAGGCGCTTTTGGAGTCCCTTTTATGCCAGTTAAAGGAATAATAGGTTCGGATTTAGTAAAATTACATGAAAAAGTTGGTAGTTGGAAAGTAATTGAAGACCCATTTACTAATGAGAAAATCGTCCTAGTTAAAGCAATAATTCCAGATGTTGCCATAATTCATGTTCATAAGGCTGATGAAGAAGGAAATGCTGAGATTTTAGGCCCATTATATGAGGACGAATACAAGGCTAAAGCCGCAAAGAAAGTAATAATAACTGCTGAAGAGATAGTACCTAAATCTTATTTTTATGGAAAAAGACCAACAATAAACGCTGAATATGTTACAGCAGTAATTCATTTACCTAGAGGTGCGGAACCAACAAGTATGTTTGGATTATATGATGTTAATTGGGAAAAGATAATTGAGGAACTACAGCCAATTGGTTAA
- a CDS encoding CoA-transferase subunit beta, producing MIIEHVSKAISLLLEDGEKVYIGLNSIPAILGAFLARDVYNKKIRILGVAEADNPKSVSISPSTGNPFYSEEAPVMITADSFDLFQKGLLDVMFLGPVQIDEETNVNLSVIGSYEKPKVRLTGGAATAYLMPLAKKVILWNLKHSKRSLVKKVDFITGTAKYSNNNVFLVTNLGIMKYDRGFKRWIVTHVYPWSNCNVIKDNTDFDIICENVGKVEVTQEDLNFINKVDPYNLRSALEGL from the coding sequence ATGATAATTGAACATGTAAGTAAAGCTATTTCGTTACTTTTAGAGGATGGAGAAAAAGTATACATAGGATTAAATTCTATTCCAGCAATTCTTGGTGCTTTTCTAGCTCGAGATGTTTACAATAAGAAAATAAGGATTTTGGGAGTTGCAGAAGCTGATAACCCAAAAAGCGTTTCCATTTCCCCTTCTACTGGTAATCCATTTTATTCTGAAGAAGCCCCAGTAATGATAACTGCTGATTCGTTTGATTTATTTCAAAAAGGTTTATTAGACGTAATGTTTCTAGGACCAGTACAAATAGATGAAGAAACAAACGTAAATCTTTCAGTTATTGGAAGTTATGAAAAACCAAAAGTTAGACTTACAGGAGGTGCAGCAACAGCATATCTAATGCCTTTAGCAAAAAAAGTGATACTTTGGAATCTAAAACATTCAAAACGTTCACTAGTAAAGAAAGTTGATTTTATCACAGGTACCGCTAAATATTCGAATAATAATGTTTTTCTAGTAACTAACTTAGGTATAATGAAATATGATAGAGGGTTTAAAAGATGGATTGTAACTCATGTATATCCGTGGAGTAATTGTAATGTAATAAAAGATAATACGGATTTCGATATTATATGTGAAAATGTAGGAAAAGTAGAAGTTACTCAGGAAGATTTGAATTTTATAAATAAAGTTGATCCCTATAATCTTAGGTCGGCTTTAGAAGGATTATGA